A stretch of Bradyrhizobium sp. AZCC 2262 DNA encodes these proteins:
- a CDS encoding nickel/cobalt transporter codes for MTRSRAVTLIVLVAIVFACVTGVVSAWSAPFGAPHPAADMSASGLTGWIFAEQAAFYRSLSGFIRASKEDGAAMWELFGISFVYGIFHAVGPGHGKAVISSYVVANEETWRRGVVLSFASAGIQSVVAIIVVAVAAVLLGATAKAIGLTVHLIEIISYALVILIGLRLLYVKGRGFLIACRELTCRQVPDLAFASAPGAATLSAKTFQLPDRRFGAMAMRGGQCQLDGCTAHVHSFHCHGDHDHHESAWGHAHGPEPTMLAGADGWRRGLAAVVAVGLRPCSGAIIVLIFALAQDLFWTGVGATLIMGLGTAVTVAAIATVAVSARGIASRIARTRAGLGMLTMRAIEVGSAALIVAFGILLLAGYMASEQLWMFTG; via the coding sequence ATGACCAGATCGCGTGCTGTCACCTTAATCGTCCTCGTGGCGATCGTTTTCGCCTGTGTAACGGGTGTCGTGTCGGCGTGGAGCGCGCCGTTTGGTGCGCCCCATCCCGCAGCCGACATGTCCGCATCGGGGCTCACGGGCTGGATTTTTGCCGAACAGGCCGCCTTCTACCGTTCGCTGTCGGGCTTCATCCGGGCGAGCAAAGAGGATGGGGCCGCGATGTGGGAATTGTTCGGCATCTCCTTTGTCTACGGCATTTTCCACGCCGTCGGACCGGGGCACGGCAAAGCCGTGATCTCGTCCTACGTCGTTGCCAATGAAGAGACTTGGCGCCGTGGCGTGGTCCTGTCATTTGCGTCCGCGGGCATCCAATCCGTCGTTGCCATTATCGTCGTGGCCGTCGCCGCGGTTCTGCTTGGTGCAACCGCCAAGGCGATCGGACTGACCGTCCATCTGATCGAGATCATAAGCTATGCTCTCGTCATTCTGATCGGCCTGCGGCTTCTCTATGTCAAAGGCCGCGGCTTCCTGATCGCTTGCCGCGAACTGACCTGCCGCCAGGTGCCCGACCTTGCTTTTGCTTCGGCTCCAGGTGCCGCAACTTTGAGTGCCAAAACCTTTCAGTTGCCGGACCGGCGGTTCGGCGCGATGGCCATGCGTGGCGGACAATGCCAGCTCGACGGATGCACAGCTCACGTGCACAGCTTCCATTGCCATGGCGATCATGACCACCATGAATCGGCTTGGGGTCACGCTCATGGGCCCGAGCCGACCATGCTCGCCGGCGCTGACGGCTGGCGGCGGGGGCTGGCCGCGGTGGTCGCGGTCGGATTGCGGCCCTGCTCCGGCGCGATCATAGTCCTGATCTTCGCGCTGGCCCAGGACCTGTTCTGGACCGGAGTTGGTGCGACGCTGATCATGGGATTGGGCACGGCTGTGACGGTCGCGGCAATCGCAACCGTCGCGGTCAGCGCGCGTGGAATAGCAAGTCGCATCGCCCGGACGCGGGCGGGCCTCGGCATGCTCACGATGCGAGCGATCGAGGTCGGCTCCGCAGCGCTCATCGTCGCGTTTGGTATTCTGCTGCTGGCGGGTTACATGGCCAGCGAGCAACTCTGGATGTTCACGGGGTAG
- a CDS encoding DUF1007 family protein has protein sequence MMKPTYFSCAILLLWLSVNRAEAHPHVWVTFHSEVLYAADGTMTGVRHAWTFDDMFSAYALQGISHAKKGQYTREELAPLAQTNVESLKEYDYFTYARADGKKVKFADAVDYWLEYKNAALTLHFTLPLKSAAAAKSMQIEVYDPSIFVDFEFAKDKPVSLSGAPQCLPTYDLPHQPTPAEQARLGQLDAVPLDPSSTYGEMFANKILVKCP, from the coding sequence ATGATGAAACCGACGTATTTCTCCTGCGCGATCCTTTTGCTCTGGCTATCTGTGAACCGCGCGGAGGCGCACCCCCATGTCTGGGTCACGTTCCATAGCGAAGTGCTCTACGCCGCCGATGGCACCATGACGGGCGTCCGCCACGCCTGGACTTTCGACGACATGTTTTCAGCCTATGCGCTTCAAGGCATCTCCCACGCCAAAAAGGGCCAGTACACGCGGGAGGAACTGGCCCCGCTCGCCCAGACCAACGTGGAATCACTGAAGGAGTATGACTACTTCACCTATGCGCGCGCCGACGGCAAGAAGGTGAAATTTGCAGACGCGGTCGACTATTGGCTCGAATACAAGAACGCCGCCCTCACCTTGCATTTCACCCTGCCGTTGAAATCCGCCGCCGCTGCCAAGTCCATGCAGATCGAGGTCTACGACCCCTCGATCTTCGTGGATTTCGAATTCGCCAAGGACAAGCCGGTTTCCCTGAGCGGCGCGCCGCAATGTCTCCCGACCTACGATCTGCCGCACCAGCCGACGCCGGCCGAGCAGGCGCGGCTCGGCCAACTCGACGCCGTGCCGCTCGATCCCTCCAGCACCTATGGAGAAATGTTCGCGAACAAGATCCTGGTGAAGTGCCCATGA
- a CDS encoding CobW family GTP-binding protein, whose amino-acid sequence MPNAATQIPVTVLTGYLGSGKTTLLNRILSETHGKRFAVIVNEFGEIGIDNDLIVDTDEEIFEMNNGCICCTVRGDLIRIIAGLMRRSHGFDGIVVETTGLADPAPVAQTFFVDEDVRRKTKLDAIITVTDARHLLEQINRAPEAQEQLAFADVVLINKVDLVDEGSLATVERRIRNINPYATIHRTERCGIDLAKVLGRDAFNLERILEVEPGFLTEEHDHEHDDRIGSLSLVADRPMKPNRFVSWIQDVTQRHGTDILRMKGIASIEDDDRQFVVQSVHMLIEGGSQRPWKEHEARQTRLVFIGRDLPKDLLRQGFEACCA is encoded by the coding sequence ATGCCCAATGCTGCGACACAGATTCCCGTCACGGTTCTGACCGGTTATCTCGGGTCCGGGAAGACGACGTTGCTAAACCGCATTCTCTCCGAGACGCATGGCAAGCGGTTTGCCGTGATCGTGAACGAATTCGGAGAAATCGGTATCGACAACGATCTCATCGTCGACACGGACGAAGAGATTTTCGAGATGAACAACGGCTGCATCTGCTGCACGGTTCGCGGCGACCTTATTCGCATCATCGCGGGGCTGATGCGGCGCAGCCACGGTTTCGACGGCATTGTCGTCGAGACTACTGGACTCGCAGATCCCGCGCCGGTGGCGCAGACGTTCTTTGTCGATGAGGACGTCCGCCGCAAGACGAAGCTCGACGCCATCATCACCGTCACGGATGCCAGGCATCTCCTCGAACAGATCAACCGGGCCCCGGAAGCGCAGGAACAACTCGCGTTCGCCGATGTCGTTCTCATCAACAAGGTCGATCTTGTCGATGAGGGCAGCCTCGCAACGGTCGAACGTCGTATCCGAAACATCAATCCATATGCGACGATTCACAGAACGGAGCGCTGTGGTATCGACCTCGCCAAGGTATTGGGGCGAGACGCCTTTAATCTCGAGCGCATCCTCGAAGTCGAGCCGGGATTCCTCACGGAAGAACACGACCACGAACACGACGACAGGATCGGCAGCCTGTCCCTGGTGGCGGATCGACCGATGAAACCCAACAGGTTCGTGTCATGGATACAAGATGTCACCCAACGCCATGGGACGGACATCCTGCGCATGAAGGGTATCGCATCCATAGAGGATGACGATCGGCAGTTTGTCGTTCAGAGCGTTCACATGCTCATTGAGGGCGGAAGTCAGCGTCCCTGGAAGGAGCACGAGGCGCGCCAGACACGGCTTGTCTTCATCGGGCGCGACCTGCCAAAGGACCTGCTAAGGCAGGGGTTTGAGGCTTGCTGCGCCTGA
- a CDS encoding antibiotic biosynthesis monooxygenase family protein, with product MTTISAKSDVMTLINVFTVEPANQRRLVELLTEATEVSVRRAPGFVSASLHRSTDGTKVTMYAQWRSIDDYLAMRQDPAPLPFLHEALTIAKFEPGVYEVVRTFIPAGEPN from the coding sequence ATGACCACGATTTCCGCGAAAAGCGATGTAATGACCCTGATCAATGTGTTCACGGTTGAACCGGCCAACCAGCGACGGCTCGTTGAACTTCTAACCGAAGCCACGGAGGTTTCAGTGCGTCGGGCACCGGGCTTTGTTTCTGCCAGCCTCCATCGCAGCACTGACGGGACAAAGGTCACGATGTATGCACAATGGCGGAGCATTGACGATTATCTAGCGATGCGTCAGGACCCTGCCCCACTTCCGTTTCTTCACGAAGCGCTCACGATCGCCAAGTTTGAACCCGGCGTCTACGAAGTCGTGCGAACCTTCATACCCGCCGGCGAGCCGAATTGA
- a CDS encoding carboxymuconolactone decarboxylase family protein, with product MTQRLNYTTIAPVGVKALGGVYAYITQSNLPVQLVNQVYLRVSQINGCAYCIDMHSRDLLKGGLAVEKLVLIPAWREAGSLFDSRERAALAWAETVTRVADTAIPDDEFESASEAFSEKELADLTIAIGLMNAYNRLAIGFRNPPKAAI from the coding sequence ATGACCCAACGTTTGAACTACACCACCATTGCTCCGGTCGGCGTAAAGGCCCTTGGCGGCGTTTACGCCTATATCACGCAATCGAATTTGCCCGTTCAACTCGTCAATCAAGTCTATCTTCGCGTCTCGCAGATCAACGGCTGTGCCTATTGCATCGACATGCATTCTCGCGACCTACTTAAGGGAGGCTTGGCCGTCGAAAAGCTGGTGCTCATCCCTGCCTGGCGCGAGGCAGGCTCCCTGTTCGACTCACGCGAACGTGCGGCTCTGGCTTGGGCTGAAACAGTCACGCGCGTCGCGGACACCGCAATACCGGATGACGAATTCGAGTCTGCGTCGGAGGCGTTCTCTGAAAAGGAACTGGCCGATCTGACGATCGCGATCGGACTAATGAATGCCTATAACCGGCTGGCGATCGGATTCCGCAACCCACCCAAGGCAGCTATTTGA
- a CDS encoding nitroreductase family protein, protein MNTSVIEAIERQKTTNLYDASKSIPDDEIHELVRLATFSPTAFHLQNWRFIAVRSPEAKARLRAVAADQPKVTEAAVTFIMVGELAVADVMADRLAGSVAAGFMPVEMVPGWEAAANSLYFEKPQTQRDEAIRSATFGASGLIHAAQAMGLGTTPMIGFDPVGVSREFSLSDNEVPALLVAVGYPTEANWPQKPRRPISDVLAFA, encoded by the coding sequence ATGAATACTTCTGTGATTGAAGCGATCGAGCGCCAGAAAACCACCAACCTTTACGATGCGTCGAAAAGCATTCCCGACGACGAAATTCACGAACTGGTGCGCTTGGCGACGTTTTCCCCGACCGCGTTCCACCTGCAGAATTGGCGCTTTATAGCGGTGCGGTCGCCGGAAGCCAAAGCAAGGCTGCGGGCGGTTGCGGCTGATCAGCCCAAGGTTACCGAAGCTGCCGTCACTTTCATCATGGTCGGCGAACTGGCCGTGGCTGACGTAATGGCTGATCGACTGGCGGGGTCGGTTGCGGCAGGTTTCATGCCTGTCGAGATGGTGCCGGGCTGGGAAGCCGCAGCAAATTCGCTTTACTTCGAGAAGCCTCAGACCCAGCGCGATGAGGCAATTCGATCGGCGACCTTTGGCGCAAGCGGACTGATTCACGCCGCGCAGGCAATGGGTCTGGGCACTACGCCGATGATCGGGTTTGATCCGGTCGGCGTGTCACGTGAGTTTAGTCTCAGCGATAATGAGGTCCCGGCACTCCTCGTTGCCGTCGGCTATCCGACGGAGGCGAATTGGCCGCAGAAGCCGCGTCGGCCGATTTCGGACGTGCTCGCGTTCGCGTAA
- a CDS encoding quinone oxidoreductase family protein: MPTTARVARIHEYGPPEVLRFEDIVVGEPGDDEALIRNTVIGLNFVDVYYRRGTLPVPAFPAIIGDEAAGVVEAVGKNVKNVSVGDRVVYGDIAFGAYATARLHPADRLVRIPAGVSDDQAASAFLKGLTARYLLKEVLELRPGDTVLYHAAAGGVGQIFVQWAKALGLKVIGTVSSDAKAKLARHAGCDHVINYSSEDFVAEALTFTAGNGVAAVFDSVGADTFRGSLAVLRPRGTLVQFGKASGFPEPVDPFELAPRALYLTWPILPHYTSTAEDLAIAAADLFDAIATGILKVDPSNLYPFSQLIEAHHDLEERRTAGAAVLRVTAADLP; the protein is encoded by the coding sequence ATGCCAACCACCGCGAGAGTCGCCCGTATTCACGAATATGGTCCTCCCGAAGTCCTGAGGTTCGAGGACATCGTCGTGGGTGAGCCGGGCGACGATGAAGCATTGATCCGCAACACCGTCATAGGTCTCAACTTCGTCGACGTTTATTATCGTAGAGGTACTCTTCCGGTCCCTGCCTTTCCAGCGATCATCGGCGACGAGGCCGCCGGGGTAGTCGAAGCCGTTGGCAAAAACGTCAAGAACGTCAGCGTGGGTGACCGCGTCGTCTATGGCGATATCGCATTTGGCGCCTACGCTACGGCCCGCTTGCATCCCGCAGACCGGCTCGTCCGCATTCCGGCAGGTGTTTCTGACGACCAGGCAGCTAGTGCCTTTCTAAAGGGGCTGACCGCTCGCTATCTGCTCAAAGAGGTGCTCGAGCTCCGACCCGGTGACACCGTTCTGTATCATGCAGCAGCGGGCGGTGTAGGCCAGATTTTCGTTCAATGGGCGAAAGCACTTGGCCTAAAGGTGATCGGCACAGTGTCCAGCGACGCTAAGGCGAAGCTTGCACGTCATGCCGGCTGCGACCACGTCATCAATTATTCCTCCGAAGACTTCGTCGCCGAAGCGCTCACGTTCACCGCAGGCAATGGTGTGGCAGCTGTTTTCGACTCCGTCGGGGCGGACACGTTCCGTGGGTCGCTGGCAGTTCTCAGGCCGCGCGGAACGCTTGTGCAATTCGGGAAGGCGTCTGGGTTCCCGGAACCGGTGGACCCATTCGAGTTGGCACCACGCGCGCTTTATCTGACGTGGCCCATTCTCCCTCACTATACGTCCACTGCAGAAGATCTGGCGATCGCCGCAGCCGACCTATTCGACGCAATCGCGACGGGAATTCTCAAGGTCGATCCCAGCAATCTTTATCCGTTCAGCCAGCTGATCGAGGCTCACCACGATCTCGAAGAGCGCCGAACCGCCGGCGCGGCAGTGCTGCGTGTCACGGCCGCCGACCTCCCTTGA
- a CDS encoding Gfo/Idh/MocA family protein, translated as MSTSSTKADSRAPSANHTIIRVGLIGVGNWALNGPVRVLSLMPQYEMAAVYSQRRDAAQSAADTFGIRHVVGSIDELVRHPDVDIVLVLTTGPQHEEAVRAAIAAGKTVYCEWPLTPDSKTSAELVDLAAKAGVQTILGTQRRFAPGLRYLKDLLGDGYVGRVRSVRMHVTVSGFGKNRSKALRWSAFPENFMGVTSIFGAHLMDPLFSIVGRPTEISAVSVNQWPEITIVETGEEISTKVPDQLLLQGILASGAVFAVHIEGGKHHGTGVQIDITGDDGDLQITNTSAFGDVGEEYNLFGARVADTRMAPLAVPASYNWLPPSDLPSGVLELADLFEVHARDLASGSRTVPSFEDALFMQRLLEQAAVSSASGHRIKL; from the coding sequence ATGTCCACCTCATCGACGAAAGCCGACAGCCGTGCCCCCTCTGCCAACCACACGATCATCCGTGTTGGCCTGATCGGCGTCGGAAACTGGGCCTTGAACGGCCCCGTTCGCGTGCTCAGCCTTATGCCGCAATATGAAATGGCGGCTGTCTACAGCCAGCGTCGCGACGCCGCGCAGTCTGCTGCGGACACCTTCGGTATCAGGCATGTCGTCGGATCGATCGATGAATTGGTTCGCCATCCAGACGTCGACATCGTCCTCGTGCTCACGACAGGTCCGCAGCACGAGGAAGCGGTACGCGCAGCGATCGCTGCGGGGAAGACCGTGTACTGCGAGTGGCCCTTGACGCCGGACTCGAAGACCTCGGCTGAACTGGTCGACCTTGCGGCAAAAGCTGGTGTGCAAACCATTCTCGGCACCCAACGCCGGTTCGCGCCAGGGCTGCGCTATCTGAAGGATCTTCTCGGCGATGGCTACGTCGGTCGTGTGCGCTCGGTCAGGATGCATGTGACGGTGAGCGGTTTCGGCAAAAATCGCAGCAAGGCGCTTCGTTGGAGCGCCTTCCCCGAAAATTTCATGGGCGTTACCTCAATTTTCGGCGCGCACTTGATGGACCCGCTGTTCTCGATCGTAGGCCGTCCGACTGAGATCTCGGCCGTTTCCGTCAACCAGTGGCCGGAAATCACAATCGTCGAAACGGGCGAGGAGATCAGCACGAAGGTTCCGGATCAATTGCTGCTGCAAGGCATCCTCGCAAGCGGAGCCGTGTTCGCCGTTCATATCGAGGGCGGGAAGCATCATGGCACTGGCGTTCAGATCGATATCACGGGTGATGATGGTGACTTGCAGATCACCAACACCTCGGCATTCGGGGACGTGGGCGAAGAATATAATCTATTCGGTGCCCGCGTAGCGGACACCAGGATGGCGCCACTCGCCGTGCCCGCATCGTACAACTGGTTGCCACCCTCTGATCTTCCTAGCGGCGTGCTGGAGCTCGCCGATCTCTTCGAGGTTCATGCCCGCGATCTCGCAAGCGGCTCGCGAACCGTGCCCAGCTTCGAGGACGCCCTCTTCATGCAGCGGCTGCTTGAACAGGCAGCGGTCTCGTCAGCCAGCGGACATCGCATCAAGCTTTAG
- a CDS encoding LysR family transcriptional regulator — protein MDTLEALRLYVTIAETGSFSAAARQVSVSTSTVTVALQQLEEQARVSLITRSTRRLSFTFEGRRFLADARKLLADWDASIAGVQDGPLRGPIRMTATQHFGRTEVAPLIDRFLDLHPAVQIALHLSDGVVDLVEQDIDLALRNGPLADSALKARLMLRGRRVVCAAPSYWANHAAPNHPDDLAAHNCLVHPRPGSTFSSWSFTVEGRPVTVRVAGNRVANDGGVLRQWALDGHGVVMRNDLDIRKELASGALVTALDTFVTSNANLYAVTAGSVSSQRVRMFIDFLAKNLVAD, from the coding sequence ATGGACACCCTGGAAGCCCTCCGCCTGTACGTAACGATAGCTGAGACCGGCAGCTTTTCAGCCGCCGCCCGCCAAGTGTCTGTTTCGACCTCAACGGTGACGGTCGCGCTTCAGCAGTTGGAAGAGCAGGCGCGTGTTAGTCTGATCACGCGATCGACCCGCAGATTGAGCTTCACGTTCGAAGGGCGACGTTTTCTCGCCGATGCCAGAAAGCTCTTGGCAGACTGGGACGCATCCATCGCCGGGGTTCAGGATGGGCCCTTGCGCGGCCCAATCCGGATGACGGCCACGCAACATTTTGGCCGGACCGAGGTAGCGCCGCTGATCGATCGCTTCCTCGACTTACACCCCGCCGTACAAATTGCGCTGCACTTGTCCGATGGTGTCGTCGATCTCGTGGAGCAGGACATTGACCTGGCACTCCGCAATGGCCCCTTGGCGGATTCGGCTCTCAAGGCTCGACTGATGCTTCGAGGGCGCCGCGTGGTGTGCGCCGCGCCATCCTATTGGGCAAACCATGCTGCACCCAATCACCCAGACGACCTGGCCGCGCACAATTGCCTCGTCCACCCGCGCCCTGGATCGACCTTTTCTTCGTGGTCGTTCACCGTTGAGGGACGACCGGTTACGGTTCGTGTTGCGGGCAATCGCGTTGCCAACGATGGCGGCGTTCTTCGCCAATGGGCGCTCGACGGCCACGGCGTCGTCATGCGAAACGATTTGGATATCCGCAAGGAGCTTGCCTCTGGCGCACTTGTCACCGCTCTCGACACGTTCGTGACTTCCAACGCCAATCTGTACGCGGTCACCGCAGGCAGCGTCTCCAGTCAGCGTGTGCGAATGTTCATCGATTTCCTGGCGAAGAATCTGGTCGCGGACTGA
- a CDS encoding glutathione S-transferase family protein: protein MKKIPVYVNPYDKVHFGPSTVMTLHRFGIFDPDVARRVPTLSPFSAKLTAHLRSQAIPFEPVAEQGVGNAPRGKVPFITVDGVKVADSDLVIGFLKTAFPDPDAGLSDHQRAVGHLVQRTLEDHLYWIALIYEFYDQEGSDWFFEHAFGGMGPGLQGLRDDMEDRTYKQGIARYTPDEIVDKASKDLAAVAEILGENRYLLGTDRPTSFDAVVFGMTILVYQLREMHPRLTDYARSLPNLTQYIGNFLTEFFPDLDRDF from the coding sequence ATGAAAAAGATCCCTGTCTATGTGAACCCGTACGATAAGGTCCATTTTGGACCGTCGACTGTCATGACTCTGCACCGCTTCGGCATTTTCGATCCCGACGTCGCGCGCAGGGTCCCGACGCTGTCGCCTTTTTCTGCGAAGCTGACAGCTCATCTTCGTTCCCAAGCAATCCCCTTCGAACCCGTCGCCGAGCAGGGCGTTGGCAATGCGCCGCGTGGAAAGGTGCCTTTCATCACGGTCGATGGCGTGAAAGTCGCCGATTCCGACCTGGTCATCGGCTTTCTGAAGACCGCCTTTCCAGATCCCGACGCCGGTTTGAGCGACCATCAGCGCGCTGTCGGCCACCTCGTCCAGCGTACGCTGGAGGACCACCTCTATTGGATCGCGCTGATCTACGAGTTCTATGATCAAGAAGGTTCGGACTGGTTCTTCGAGCATGCCTTCGGCGGAATGGGCCCCGGCCTTCAGGGGCTGCGGGACGACATGGAAGACCGCACCTACAAGCAGGGCATCGCGCGTTATACGCCCGACGAAATCGTGGACAAGGCGTCCAAGGACCTCGCGGCCGTCGCCGAAATTCTGGGCGAAAATCGGTATCTTCTCGGGACCGACCGGCCGACGTCTTTTGACGCGGTCGTCTTCGGAATGACCATCCTGGTCTATCAGCTCCGCGAGATGCATCCCAGGCTGACCGACTACGCCCGAAGCCTCCCGAACCTCACACAGTACATCGGCAATTTCCTTACCGAGTTCTTCCCCGACCTCGATCGCGACTTCTAG
- a CDS encoding aldehyde dehydrogenase family protein, with protein MVQQSVPADSVSALRESALAAASVRGIFTNLIDGKSVGARNTLDVLDPATGELLARVPDIEHDGMDAAFAAARRAFSSWSKLTWEARRSILEKAFENVKAHREELVTLLMAEGGRPRSLALWEVAAVLDDFAPGVLAQSLPDVETTQPGVGRVTRHYAPLGVVAAISPWNLPLLLSYDKVVPALIAGNTVVLKPSFYTPLTVLRVAELVRDILPAGILNVVTGGDNVGPWMTSHPEADKISFTGSTQTGRRVFESASQTLKHLTLELGGNDAGIVLPDVDVDAAIAPIFWGMFLVNGQGCITIKRLLVHESRYDEVAAALSKFAAEQVLGDGFDPATTIGPIQNRAQLLRLQATWAAIQKDGVAVLYRGDEIEGKGNFFPVTILDNPSPHADYVKLENFGPLRSLIKYGTIDEAIEIANSTDYGLGGSVWGRDQAELDAVAHRMEAGTVWINQHLVVNPNVPFGGNKDSGFGVQYGAEGLKEYCYLRVISAKT; from the coding sequence ATGGTCCAGCAATCCGTTCCGGCTGACTCTGTGTCAGCGCTTCGCGAGAGTGCTCTCGCTGCCGCCAGCGTCCGCGGCATTTTTACAAACCTGATCGACGGAAAGAGTGTCGGTGCTCGCAACACCCTGGATGTTCTTGATCCCGCCACCGGCGAGCTGCTCGCCAGAGTGCCCGACATTGAGCACGACGGAATGGATGCAGCGTTCGCGGCCGCCCGCCGAGCCTTTTCCTCGTGGAGCAAACTGACCTGGGAGGCGCGACGATCGATCCTCGAGAAGGCGTTCGAGAATGTCAAAGCGCATCGTGAAGAGCTCGTCACCCTCCTCATGGCCGAGGGGGGGCGCCCGAGAAGCCTGGCCTTGTGGGAAGTCGCGGCTGTTTTGGATGACTTCGCGCCGGGCGTTCTCGCGCAAAGCCTGCCCGACGTGGAAACCACCCAACCGGGCGTTGGCCGGGTCACCCGGCACTATGCGCCCCTCGGCGTCGTGGCGGCCATCAGTCCCTGGAATCTCCCGTTACTTCTGTCGTACGACAAGGTCGTTCCCGCCCTGATCGCGGGCAACACAGTCGTCCTGAAGCCGTCTTTCTACACACCGCTGACCGTGTTGCGCGTCGCGGAACTGGTGCGGGACATTCTCCCCGCCGGCATCCTGAACGTGGTGACTGGAGGCGACAATGTCGGCCCCTGGATGACGTCCCACCCCGAAGCCGACAAGATCTCGTTCACGGGCTCCACGCAGACCGGCCGGCGGGTTTTCGAGTCCGCCTCCCAGACGCTGAAGCACCTGACCCTCGAGTTGGGCGGCAATGACGCCGGGATTGTGCTGCCGGACGTCGACGTTGATGCGGCGATCGCTCCCATTTTCTGGGGGATGTTCTTGGTAAACGGTCAGGGTTGCATCACCATCAAGCGGCTGTTGGTGCATGAAAGCCGCTACGACGAAGTGGCCGCGGCGCTCTCGAAATTTGCCGCCGAGCAAGTCCTGGGCGATGGATTCGATCCCGCCACCACGATCGGCCCCATCCAAAACCGGGCGCAACTTCTGCGGCTGCAGGCGACCTGGGCGGCCATTCAAAAAGATGGCGTCGCCGTTCTTTACCGCGGCGATGAGATCGAAGGGAAAGGCAACTTCTTTCCAGTCACGATCCTCGACAACCCGTCCCCCCACGCCGACTACGTGAAGCTCGAAAACTTCGGTCCTCTTAGGTCGCTGATCAAGTACGGCACCATCGACGAGGCGATCGAGATCGCCAATTCCACAGACTACGGGCTTGGGGGATCGGTTTGGGGCCGCGACCAGGCCGAGCTGGATGCGGTCGCTCATCGGATGGAGGCCGGGACCGTTTGGATCAACCAGCACTTGGTCGTAAATCCGAACGTGCCGTTCGGCGGTAACAAGGACTCGGGCTTTGGCGTGCAGTATGGCGCCGAAGGCCTGAAGGAATATTGTTACTTGCGCGTGATTTCAGCCAAGACCTGA